In Pseudanabaena galeata CCNP1313, one genomic interval encodes:
- a CDS encoding DUF6335 family protein yields MTNPQSHPLTGADSTDDAENDAYRAEVNGDESVGGSTAVPDRNDMEEMAKAVGIEIDDDTPLATEEMLLKRDRDRWELDPASADEHYSHFRSKEP; encoded by the coding sequence ATGACAAACCCACAATCGCATCCATTAACAGGTGCAGACTCAACCGATGACGCTGAGAATGATGCCTATCGAGCCGAAGTAAATGGTGATGAATCCGTTGGCGGTAGCACCGCAGTTCCCGATCGCAATGATATGGAAGAAATGGCGAAAGCAGTAGGGATTGAAATAGATGATGACACCCCCCTTGCTACTGAAGAAATGCTCCTAAAGCGCGATCGCGATCGATGGGAACTAGATCCCGCATCGGCTGATGAACATTACAGCCACTTCCGATCAAAAGAACCATAA
- a CDS encoding phytoene desaturase family protein, with amino-acid sequence MKTDYLIVGSGLSALTFGALMANSGKTVQILEAHEHAGGFGHTFTMAKKYKFNAQFHYVWDCGEGQTVNRVLKKLGLEHKVTFERYDPQGFDHMRSPDYAIDIPSDPEELIQRLSSLFPESSDRLLEFINEVEKTGEGLKKLSPPINPMELIKHPLEVFSTVQYLNSTLQDVFDKFQLPQAAQTLLALQWLDFLLPPNQLSFYAWVVLFRGYQSGAFYPTQHFEHVINSLVKVIESHGGQVLLNHEVINFSVINRTVTGVKAMNLLNHQTEEFTGDTVICNIDPKKAAKMIGESQFSKTVRRKLDYEYSASNYMAYCVVKDIDLREYGFGKWNLFHTGHQNLNEAFAQMYDRHDFSNPSFAITTPTLLTDASPDCPEDCQIVEFLTVANYAYFKQLQESDRKAYNHKKQEIFDSILDVVEEKYVPNFRKHMVFHITGSPTTNERFCWCPNGNSYGSSLTPRNMGLGRLNHETSLHHFYFCNASSGYPGFAPTIWTGALLYQRLSGDLILGDPPQPPL; translated from the coding sequence ATGAAAACAGATTATTTGATCGTTGGCAGTGGTTTATCAGCATTGACCTTTGGTGCGCTGATGGCAAACTCTGGCAAAACTGTCCAAATTCTGGAAGCTCACGAACATGCTGGTGGCTTTGGGCATACGTTTACGATGGCAAAAAAATATAAGTTTAACGCTCAATTTCACTATGTTTGGGATTGCGGCGAAGGGCAAACCGTCAATCGCGTACTTAAAAAACTCGGTTTAGAACATAAAGTAACCTTTGAACGTTATGACCCGCAAGGCTTTGATCATATGCGAAGCCCTGACTATGCGATCGATATTCCCTCAGATCCAGAAGAGCTAATCCAGCGACTATCTAGCCTCTTCCCCGAATCTAGCGATCGCCTCCTTGAGTTCATTAATGAAGTCGAGAAAACTGGCGAGGGCTTAAAGAAATTATCGCCGCCAATTAATCCGATGGAACTAATCAAACATCCGCTTGAGGTGTTTTCTACGGTTCAGTATCTGAATAGTACACTTCAAGATGTATTTGATAAGTTTCAGTTACCTCAAGCTGCTCAAACTTTACTCGCTCTGCAATGGCTGGATTTTTTGCTGCCGCCCAATCAGCTGTCTTTCTATGCTTGGGTGGTATTGTTCCGAGGCTATCAATCGGGGGCTTTCTATCCAACACAGCATTTTGAACATGTGATTAATTCATTGGTCAAAGTCATCGAATCTCACGGTGGGCAGGTATTGCTTAATCATGAAGTTATCAATTTTAGCGTTATTAATAGAACAGTTACAGGAGTTAAGGCGATGAATCTCCTTAACCACCAAACCGAAGAATTTACGGGCGATACGGTGATTTGCAATATCGATCCCAAAAAAGCCGCCAAGATGATCGGTGAATCCCAATTCTCGAAAACTGTGCGCCGAAAACTCGATTATGAATATTCGGCTTCTAACTATATGGCTTATTGTGTGGTCAAAGATATCGACCTGAGAGAATATGGATTTGGAAAGTGGAATCTCTTCCATACGGGGCATCAAAATCTCAATGAAGCCTTCGCCCAGATGTACGATCGCCATGATTTTTCTAATCCCAGTTTTGCCATTACTACGCCCACATTACTTACCGATGCAAGCCCAGACTGCCCAGAGGATTGCCAAATTGTGGAATTTTTGACCGTCGCCAATTATGCCTATTTTAAGCAATTACAGGAAAGCGATCGCAAGGCTTATAACCACAAAAAACAGGAGATTTTTGATTCTATTTTAGATGTTGTGGAGGAAAAATATGTACCAAACTTTAGGAAGCACATGGTCTTCCATATTACGGGTAGCCCGACCACAAACGAGCGTTTTTGTTGGTGTCCTAACGGTAATTCCTATGGCTCTAGCTTAACACCTCGTAATATGGGACTGGGCAGATTAAATCACGAAACTTCCCTCCATCATTTCTATTTTTGTAATGCTTCATCTGGATATCCGGGGTTTGCGCCCACGATTTGGACAGGAGCATTGTTATATCAAAGACTTTCTGGTGATTTGATTTTAGGAGATCCCCCCCAGCCCCCCTTGTAA
- a CDS encoding DUF5335 family protein produces MPQEQWSKFFDQFSSDHLGRHIEIEIIDSKLGDESQLNLD; encoded by the coding sequence ATCCCTCAAGAACAATGGAGCAAATTTTTTGACCAGTTTTCATCTGATCATCTTGGACGACATATTGAGATTGAGATCATTGACTCAAAACTTGGTGATGAATCACAGTTAAACCTAGATTGA
- a CDS encoding NADP-dependent oxidoreductase, with the protein MTDIMSREIQLVSRPNGMPTAANFAIAQTKLEPLQDGQVLVRNLYMSVDPYMRGRMSDRKSYVPPFALGKLLDGGAVGEVIESCAKEFKQGDVVVSSLGWREYFIAAPKALHMVSPNIQPLSVYLGALGMTGMTAWAGLNLVEVKAGDVIFISGAAGAVGSVAGQIAKLRGCRVIGAAGSAEKVKFLQEECGYDLALNYKTSPILEQLHQAVPDGIDVYFDNVGGETLEAALSVLRTYGRIIACGGISGYNEESPQAGPSNLFNMITKRLTMKGLIVSDFLDLQSEFEKEVGSYFRDGKLKNKETVVVGIEQAVGAFIGLFAGKNIGKMVVKLE; encoded by the coding sequence ATGACAGATATCATGAGCCGCGAAATTCAATTAGTTTCTCGTCCCAACGGGATGCCAACCGCAGCTAACTTTGCGATCGCGCAGACCAAACTAGAACCACTTCAAGATGGACAAGTGCTGGTTCGCAATCTCTATATGTCCGTCGATCCCTATATGCGTGGTCGCATGAGCGATCGTAAATCCTATGTTCCGCCATTCGCGTTAGGCAAACTCCTCGACGGCGGCGCAGTCGGCGAGGTGATCGAGTCTTGCGCCAAGGAATTTAAGCAGGGAGATGTCGTTGTTTCCAGCTTAGGCTGGCGAGAATACTTTATCGCTGCACCGAAAGCGTTGCATATGGTCAGTCCAAACATTCAACCCCTTTCAGTTTATCTTGGCGCATTGGGTATGACGGGTATGACCGCTTGGGCTGGATTGAATTTAGTAGAAGTCAAAGCTGGCGACGTGATTTTTATTTCAGGTGCAGCAGGTGCAGTGGGCAGTGTTGCTGGACAAATCGCCAAATTGCGTGGATGTCGGGTGATTGGAGCCGCAGGCTCTGCGGAAAAGGTCAAATTTCTACAGGAAGAATGTGGCTACGATCTCGCATTGAATTATAAAACTTCTCCAATCCTCGAACAATTACACCAAGCTGTTCCCGATGGCATTGATGTCTATTTCGATAATGTCGGTGGAGAAACTCTAGAAGCTGCCCTCTCTGTATTACGTACCTATGGCAGGATCATCGCTTGTGGCGGCATCTCTGGCTACAACGAAGAAAGTCCACAGGCTGGACCTTCTAACCTTTTTAACATGATCACTAAGCGATTGACCATGAAAGGGCTGATCGTTAGTGACTTCCTTGATCTACAGAGCGAGTTTGAAAAGGAGGTGGGTAGTTATTTCCGAGATGGCAAACTGAAGAATAAAGAAACCGTAGTGGTAGGCATTGAGCAAGCTGTGGGCGCATTCATCGGGCTCTTTGCAGGCAAAAATATCGGCAAAATGGTGGTGAAGTTAGAGTAG
- a CDS encoding FAD-dependent oxidoreductase, which yields MKIAIIGGGASGMVTAYLLDKQGHQVTVFERQPSLGGHIQTLNKNVQPNQSDCQEVLECGVIEFPSVFHNFMQLMEELDVELEPVDIGSAMFFKNGSHYLSGVAIRKNFTGIRRLIEHLRLDRLYARSLGLWLKIKFADLNEFDNHPLSQYLKLSCDRNTWLKLLVMYSYSMPMEMIDDFPAELAMPVLRDDVAVKWFRIKGGVYSYIEKILARFKGEVVLNEEIDHIFRSPNSVKIVRSQGKVQEFDKVVFATPPDQVLSLLADPTESEVKRFSAWRANHVSSIVHKDSSMYDRYGIKQPSEFDFFQTDTGWGYNSCLNQLCDIASSQKYFLSYQLEEIIAGDRLIHIQKHHTPLYTTESFKYRDEVIATNGENNTYHAGSYLGDGLHEGAITSAFHVAQLVGVENFVFYCA from the coding sequence ATGAAAATCGCAATAATTGGCGGCGGCGCTAGTGGTATGGTCACAGCCTACCTCCTCGATAAACAGGGACATCAAGTCACTGTATTTGAACGACAGCCTAGTTTAGGCGGACATATTCAGACATTGAATAAAAATGTGCAGCCGAATCAATCCGATTGTCAGGAAGTTCTCGAATGTGGAGTAATCGAATTTCCATCGGTGTTTCATAACTTTATGCAACTGATGGAAGAACTAGATGTAGAACTTGAACCAGTTGATATTGGCTCAGCCATGTTTTTTAAAAATGGCAGTCACTATCTATCGGGAGTCGCAATCCGTAAGAACTTTACGGGTATCCGTCGCCTGATCGAACATTTGCGCCTTGATCGCCTCTATGCTCGTTCCCTAGGATTATGGCTCAAAATCAAATTTGCTGACTTGAATGAGTTTGACAATCATCCCTTGTCGCAATATCTGAAACTCTCATGCGATCGCAATACTTGGCTCAAGTTACTAGTCATGTATAGCTACTCAATGCCGATGGAAATGATTGATGACTTTCCCGCAGAATTAGCGATGCCAGTTTTGCGAGACGATGTTGCCGTCAAATGGTTCAGGATCAAAGGTGGCGTGTATTCCTACATTGAAAAAATCTTAGCAAGATTTAAAGGAGAAGTCGTTCTTAATGAAGAAATTGACCATATTTTCAGAAGCCCAAATTCTGTCAAAATAGTGCGATCGCAGGGCAAAGTTCAGGAATTCGATAAAGTCGTATTTGCGACACCACCTGACCAAGTGCTGTCACTCTTAGCCGATCCGACAGAATCGGAAGTGAAACGTTTTTCTGCATGGAGAGCCAATCATGTGAGTAGCATTGTCCATAAAGATAGTTCTATGTACGATCGCTATGGTATCAAACAGCCTTCAGAATTTGACTTTTTTCAAACTGATACGGGTTGGGGCTATAACAGTTGCCTAAATCAGCTTTGTGATATTGCCTCATCACAAAAATATTTTCTATCCTACCAACTGGAAGAGATAATTGCTGGCGATCGCCTTATTCACATCCAAAAGCATCACACGCCGTTATATACCACCGAATCTTTTAAGTATCGCGATGAAGTGATCGCTACTAATGGCGAGAATAATACCTATCACGCAGGATCTTACCTTGGAGACGGATTACATGAAGGTGCGATTACTTCGGCTTTTCATGTCGCCCAATTAGTTGGTGTAGAGAATTTTGTTTTTTATTGTGCGTAA
- a CDS encoding ParA family protein — MTKTIAIFNQAGGVGKTTLTHNLGYQIAKRDRRVLLVDMDPQSSLTKFVGLVPSELTKTVANAIIDEEALPIHKNLLGMNFVPANRFLSATEMQLVSASLRDFRLKDALELVQEQYDYILLDCPPSLGLLSYISLVAATHVLVPVETHLKAFEGTDELLQTLTYVKSKPNKQLQVIGFVPTRYDGRNSADIRTLEAMNEQLSAWGKVFEAIPRATAFVDASEERLPLAALQAKHPAVKIMNKIIDHIEKLA, encoded by the coding sequence GTGACTAAAACTATAGCTATTTTTAATCAAGCTGGTGGCGTGGGTAAAACTACGCTTACCCATAACTTAGGCTACCAAATAGCTAAACGCGATCGCCGAGTTTTGTTGGTGGATATGGACCCACAGTCGTCTCTCACTAAGTTTGTTGGGCTAGTACCTTCTGAGTTAACCAAGACAGTTGCTAATGCGATTATTGACGAAGAAGCACTACCAATTCACAAAAATTTATTAGGGATGAATTTTGTCCCTGCCAATCGTTTTTTAAGCGCTACGGAGATGCAATTAGTCAGCGCTTCTCTACGCGATTTTCGCCTAAAAGATGCTTTGGAATTGGTGCAAGAGCAGTACGATTATATTCTGCTTGATTGTCCGCCAAGTTTAGGTCTGCTAAGTTATATTTCATTAGTTGCCGCGACCCATGTTCTCGTTCCTGTAGAAACTCACCTCAAAGCGTTTGAGGGAACCGATGAGTTATTGCAGACACTCACCTATGTAAAAAGCAAACCTAATAAACAATTGCAAGTAATTGGATTTGTACCCACACGATACGATGGTCGCAATTCCGCAGATATTCGCACCCTTGAAGCAATGAATGAGCAACTCTCTGCATGGGGTAAAGTGTTTGAGGCAATTCCCCGTGCTACAGCATTCGTTGATGCTAGTGAAGAGAGATTGCCTCTAGCAGCTTTACAAGCTAAGCATCCTGCTGTAAAGATTATGAACAAAATTATCGATCATATTGAGAAACTAGCATGA
- a CDS encoding CsbD family protein, with translation MSLENRAKAATKNVEGKVQETVGDMTGNTKDQMQGNAKQAEAKVRNAAEDVKDEVKKADD, from the coding sequence ATGAGTTTAGAAAATAGAGCTAAAGCAGCTACTAAAAACGTCGAAGGCAAGGTTCAAGAAACAGTCGGCGATATGACTGGGAACACGAAAGATCAGATGCAGGGCAATGCCAAACAAGCTGAAGCAAAAGTGCGTAATGCTGCTGAAGATGTCAAAGATGAAGTCAAAAAGGCTGATGACTAA
- a CDS encoding XisI protein — MDTVKSYQAVIKQVISEYAKLRPSHGNIHLEPIFDDVNSRYALMQFGWDRERRVRGNLIYVSIKDGKVLIEYDGIEGGITQDLIQRVIPEQDIVLAFLHKFETISVR; from the coding sequence ATGGATACCGTCAAATCCTATCAAGCAGTAATCAAGCAGGTAATTAGTGAGTATGCTAAGTTGCGTCCTTCTCATGGCAATATTCACTTAGAGCCGATATTTGATGATGTGAATAGTCGCTATGCGCTGATGCAGTTTGGTTGGGATCGGGAGAGACGGGTGCGGGGTAATTTGATTTATGTGAGTATTAAGGATGGGAAAGTACTAATTGAGTATGATGGAATTGAGGGGGGAATTACTCAAGATTTGATTCAAAGGGTGATTCCTGAGCAGGATATTGTACTTGCGTTTCTGCACAAATTTGAGACGATCAGTGTAAGGTGA
- a CDS encoding NAD(P)-dependent alcohol dehydrogenase — protein sequence MKTNAYAAQNATTPLAPFSFERRKVGKHDVQIEILYCGVCHSDLHTVRSEWSRATYPCVPGHEIVGRVVKVGKDVNRFKEGDKVGVGCMVDSCLACANCKENLEQFCEKGAIFTYNSPDKYTGGITYGGYSESIVVDKEFVLKIPKNLDLAATAPLLCAGITTYSPLRYHNVAKGQKVGVVGLGGLGHVGVKLAKALGAYVVVFTTSPSKVEDALRLGADEVVNSKNEDEMQKHLNSFHFILDTVSAKHDINAYLLMLRRDGNLTQVGIPSEPLLLSVGSLIFGRRSMSGSLIGGIKETQEMLDFCGKHNVTADIELIPIQNINEAYDRLLKSDVKYRFVIDMASLKQTV from the coding sequence ATGAAAACAAATGCCTACGCTGCCCAAAATGCCACAACTCCCCTTGCGCCCTTTAGCTTTGAACGTCGAAAAGTTGGCAAGCATGATGTGCAGATCGAAATTCTCTATTGCGGTGTGTGTCACTCCGATTTGCACACCGTCCGCAGCGAATGGAGCAGGGCAACCTACCCTTGCGTCCCTGGTCATGAAATCGTCGGTCGGGTCGTAAAAGTTGGCAAAGATGTCAATAGGTTTAAGGAAGGCGACAAAGTTGGGGTGGGTTGTATGGTCGATTCCTGCCTTGCCTGTGCCAACTGTAAGGAAAACTTGGAGCAGTTCTGCGAGAAAGGTGCAATTTTTACTTATAACTCTCCCGACAAATATACTGGCGGAATCACCTATGGTGGATACTCCGAAAGCATTGTGGTGGACAAAGAATTTGTCCTGAAAATCCCCAAGAATTTGGATCTGGCGGCAACTGCTCCATTACTGTGCGCGGGGATTACCACTTATTCGCCCTTACGTTATCACAATGTAGCCAAGGGTCAGAAAGTAGGCGTTGTGGGACTCGGTGGGCTAGGACATGTAGGAGTGAAGTTAGCAAAAGCTCTCGGGGCGTATGTCGTGGTTTTCACTACCTCACCGAGCAAAGTTGAAGATGCGCTGCGGCTCGGAGCGGATGAAGTCGTCAATTCTAAAAATGAAGACGAGATGCAGAAACACCTAAATAGTTTCCACTTCATTCTTGATACTGTGTCTGCAAAGCATGATATCAACGCTTACCTCCTGATGTTGCGACGTGACGGAAACCTCACTCAAGTCGGAATTCCATCTGAGCCGCTTTTGCTTTCGGTGGGTAGCCTAATTTTCGGTCGGCGCAGTATGAGCGGCTCTCTGATTGGCGGCATTAAAGAAACCCAAGAGATGTTGGATTTCTGCGGTAAGCACAACGTTACTGCCGATATTGAACTTATCCCCATCCAAAACATCAATGAAGCCTACGATCGCCTCTTAAAGAGCGACGTGAAATATCGTTTCGTGATTGATATGGCTTCCTTAAAACAGACTGTGTAA
- a CDS encoding DUF308 domain-containing protein — MKAADITSDIRDAFKRNVLLDANKIHIKPNGNKVILHGKVSNYAEMEESEQVAWGALGANSVDNQHIRWRNNMSITEYDNTDEQVIGSGWITAIAIVMIVLGIIAIAFPFFATIASTVLFGWVFIFAGIAQIAYAFQSRGAGKIAWKMILGLLYLFSGVFVMVNPIKGAFAFTIVLGITIFLQGMIQVSLAFQMRWISTNWGWMLVSGLMGIIFGIFVWSSSPLSAVWLIGTLIGINLLFDGIWMLTLHSGEILTISN; from the coding sequence TTGAAAGCAGCCGACATTACCAGTGATATCAGAGATGCCTTCAAACGTAATGTGCTGTTAGATGCAAACAAGATCCATATTAAGCCCAATGGGAATAAGGTCATATTGCATGGGAAGGTTAGCAACTATGCCGAGATGGAAGAATCCGAACAAGTTGCTTGGGGCGCTCTAGGAGCAAATTCTGTGGACAATCAACATATTCGATGGAGAAACAACATGAGCATTACCGAATACGACAATACTGATGAGCAAGTTATTGGCTCTGGATGGATAACCGCGATCGCTATTGTGATGATCGTGTTAGGTATTATTGCGATCGCATTTCCCTTCTTTGCTACCATTGCCTCGACCGTCTTATTCGGTTGGGTATTTATCTTTGCTGGAATTGCCCAAATTGCTTATGCCTTTCAGTCGAGAGGCGCGGGTAAAATCGCTTGGAAAATGATTCTCGGTCTTCTATATCTCTTTTCAGGAGTTTTCGTAATGGTAAATCCGATCAAAGGAGCATTTGCTTTCACGATCGTATTAGGCATTACCATTTTCTTGCAAGGAATGATTCAGGTATCACTCGCTTTTCAAATGCGCTGGATCTCTACCAACTGGGGATGGATGCTTGTGAGTGGACTCATGGGCATTATTTTCGGTATTTTCGTCTGGTCAAGCTCTCCGCTCAGCGCCGTTTGGCTAATTGGCACTTTAATTGGAATAAATCTCTTGTTTGATGGGATTTGGATGCTGACTCTACATTCAGGCGAGATACTGACTATTTCAAATTAG
- a CDS encoding sigma 54-interacting transcriptional regulator — protein sequence MQSYIQNVPKDKTIIGNSKATQKLSEQIDYAAATLKPIIFQGQAGTGKTFLAWLIYDRSGLAAQPFVELDCAKLPRSLDGRLDTDLLFGRVGTREGILELLERG from the coding sequence TTGCAGTCCTATATTCAGAATGTTCCCAAAGATAAAACAATTATTGGTAACAGTAAGGCAACTCAAAAGTTAAGCGAACAAATCGATTATGCTGCCGCCACCCTGAAGCCCATCATTTTCCAAGGACAAGCAGGAACTGGCAAAACTTTTCTGGCATGGTTAATTTACGATCGCTCTGGTTTAGCGGCTCAACCCTTTGTTGAGCTAGATTGTGCCAAGTTGCCGCGATCGCTTGATGGCAGATTAGATACAGATTTATTGTTTGGGCGCGTTGGTACAAGAGAAGGAATTCTGGAATTATTGGAACGGGGCTAA
- a CDS encoding lmo0937 family membrane protein — MNLIWTGIGVLIILWVLGFSINIGGGLIHILLVLAVLGIVYNVFIGRST, encoded by the coding sequence ATGAATCTAATTTGGACTGGTATTGGTGTTCTTATTATTCTCTGGGTATTAGGATTCTCAATTAACATTGGAGGTGGGTTAATCCATATCCTCTTGGTTTTAGCCGTGCTTGGGATTGTCTACAATGTGTTTATAGGTCGAAGCACCTAA
- a CDS encoding ParB/RepB/Spo0J family partition protein, producing MTRKTTKPFSGRITAPSAPWLAPEVDESPEPSDRPKSEVEIQITDIHLPPKQPRRYFDAEALQTLATSIAQHGVLQPLLVRPRSAGGYELVAGERRYRAAQLSGLNAVPVVVRELDNNEAWQIALVENLQREDLNPIEETEGILDLLALELARPLNEIPNLLRQLFNQNNRSKDDFSDSDNHGEIDNNVIINGKDDLAKTDNNVIISNEDNNNGLNNATLIQQIEQIFEQLGRMSWQSFVTNRLPLLKLSEIVVQALREGKIEYTKAKLIAGVKDAAIQKQLLNEAIADGLSLNEIKSRIKESSQKSLANEPTDLRSQFESTFKSAKSSPVWKDPKKQKKLEALLKQLEALIG from the coding sequence ATGACCCGTAAAACAACAAAGCCTTTTAGCGGACGCATCACTGCACCTAGCGCTCCTTGGCTTGCACCTGAAGTTGATGAATCTCCTGAGCCTAGCGATCGCCCTAAGTCTGAGGTTGAAATTCAAATTACTGATATTCATCTACCCCCGAAGCAACCTCGCCGCTATTTTGATGCAGAAGCATTGCAAACCTTAGCTACATCGATCGCACAGCATGGAGTTTTACAACCTCTACTAGTGCGTCCTCGTTCGGCGGGTGGTTATGAACTGGTTGCGGGTGAACGTCGGTATCGGGCGGCTCAGTTATCAGGTTTAAATGCTGTTCCTGTAGTTGTGCGGGAGTTAGATAATAATGAGGCTTGGCAAATTGCGCTAGTCGAGAACCTACAGAGAGAAGATCTCAACCCCATCGAAGAAACAGAAGGAATTCTCGATCTACTAGCCCTTGAACTTGCGCGTCCCTTGAATGAGATCCCTAATCTACTGCGTCAATTATTCAACCAAAACAACCGCAGTAAGGATGATTTTAGTGATTCTGATAATCATGGGGAGATTGATAATAACGTTATTATCAATGGCAAGGATGATCTAGCTAAAACTGATAATAACGTTATTATCAGTAATGAAGACAATAATAACGGGCTTAACAATGCAACTCTAATTCAGCAAATCGAACAAATTTTTGAGCAATTAGGGCGGATGAGTTGGCAGTCGTTTGTAACGAATCGGTTGCCTTTGCTAAAGCTGTCGGAAATTGTAGTTCAGGCTTTGCGTGAGGGCAAGATTGAATATACTAAGGCGAAGCTGATTGCTGGTGTTAAGGACGCGGCGATTCAAAAGCAGTTACTAAATGAAGCGATCGCTGATGGTCTTTCTTTAAATGAAATCAAGAGTAGGATCAAGGAAAGCTCTCAAAAGTCTCTAGCTAATGAGCCAACGGATCTACGTTCTCAGTTTGAGTCTACCTTTAAGTCTGCAAAGTCATCGCCTGTTTGGAAAGATCCGAAAAAGCAAAAAAAGTTAGAAGCTTTATTGAAGCAGTTAGAGGCTTTGATTGGTTAA
- a CDS encoding HNH endonuclease has product MSGYISQNLRSQIESIDRKRCCYCLTTEANCGMPMTIDHIQPVSKGGLNTLENLCLACRTCNEYKSDTTEAIDPFTGELVALFNPRQQNWKEHFQWNNDASQVEGLTAIGRATVIALRMNNAVIVATRKRWFTIGWHPPES; this is encoded by the coding sequence GTGTCAGGCTATATTTCTCAAAATCTGCGATCGCAAATAGAATCAATTGACCGTAAGCGTTGCTGCTATTGCCTCACGACTGAAGCAAATTGCGGTATGCCCATGACAATCGATCATATTCAACCAGTTTCAAAAGGAGGACTGAATACCCTTGAAAACCTATGCCTTGCCTGTCGAACTTGCAACGAATATAAATCTGACACCACAGAAGCGATCGATCCATTCACAGGCGAACTCGTAGCGTTGTTTAATCCCCGACAACAAAATTGGAAGGAGCATTTTCAATGGAATAATGATGCCTCTCAAGTTGAAGGTTTAACAGCGATCGGGCGTGCAACAGTTATCGCTTTACGGATGAATAATGCCGTCATTGTCGCTACTCGTAAACGTTGGTTTACAATTGGTTGGCATCCACCAGAAAGTTGA